From the genome of Amia ocellicauda isolate fAmiCal2 chromosome 14, fAmiCal2.hap1, whole genome shotgun sequence, one region includes:
- the LOC136768135 gene encoding ovarian cancer G-protein coupled receptor 1-like codes for MGNLTDCDHLFTLGALPMFTVVLHYILLVVGLPTNCLAIYGLLRLVKVDYVTPVYAVNLLINNLIQFSTIPFYISSLTNRYACSWEFVNLVSGSIFDVCVCAGVGFLVCIALERYMIVAHPLWYRSSRSLRYTRLVSLAIWGLSVFVVSIKSSLENVKPTAGQVFNVVYLLILFPIPLVLLIFFYAATWRALSGVSSLPAAERQRILRTLALVLFIFACIFGPYFLLNLIIDTLTFMKENIPQGLLDCQRITMNIRCLNPLLDPFLYMFLRNDIRDALDSFPCCLRMPIRQYCDLAATQKLSTDNSAP; via the exons ATGGGAAACCTAACAGACTGTGACCACCTCTTTACCCTGGGTGCTCTCCCCATGTTCACAGTGGTCCTTCACTACATCCTGCTGGTGGTTGGGCTGCCCACCAACTGCTTAGCCATTTACGGTCTCCTCCGACTGGTCAAGGTGGATTATGTGACACCTGTCTATGCCGTCAATCTCCTCATCAACAACCTCATCCAGTTCTCCACCATACCTTTCTACATCAGCAGTTTAACCAACAGATACGCTTGCAGCTGGGAATTTGTGAATCTAGTAAGTGGGTCCATCTTtgacgtctgtgtgtgtgctggtgttgGCTTCCTGGTGTGTATCGCCCTGGAGAGGTACATGATTGTAGCCCACCCTCTGTGGTATCGCAGCAGCCGCAGCCTGCGGTACACCCGGCTTGTCTCCTTGGCCATCTGGGGGTTGTCCGTCTTTGTTGTCTCCATCAAAAGCTCCCTGGAGAACGTGAAGCCGACCGCAGGGCAGGTATTTAATGTGGTTTACCTGCTGATCCTCTTCCCCATCCCTCTGGTCCTTCTCATCTTCTTCTACGCGGCCACCTGGAGAGCCCTGAGTGGAGTCAGCTCGCTGCCAGCTGCAGAGAGGCAGAGGATCCTGCGCACACTGGCCCTCGTGCTCTTCATCTTTGCCTGCATCTTTGGGCCATACTTCCTGCTTAATCTCATCATCGACACCTTGACGTTCATGAAGGAAAATATTCCTCAGGGGCTGCTGGATTGCCAAAGAATCACCATGAACATCCGGTGCCTCAACCCCCTCCTGGACCCCTTCCTGTACATGTTTCTCAGGAATGACATCAGAGATGCACTGGACTCTTTCCCCTGTTGCCTGAGGATG CCCATCCGACAATACTGCGATCTTGCTGCCACCCAGAAGCTCAGCACTGATAATTCCGCCCCTTAG